GCCAGCATAAGCGTCATTATCGACGCCATCGTGACGGGAAGCTGCGTGCTGCCAATGCTTATTGAGCGGGCTATACCCCGGAGGGCGTTACCGTAGTGCTTCATGCCCACGAGCAATATTTTTTCATCTTGCTCGCGAAGCCGAACCACATTGAATGCAGCATGAGCAATCATGGCGCTAGCTAGCGGCGTGTCCTCGCGAGCGTCAAGGGCCAGGGCTGCTGCAGGGTACTGACTCTTCCATGGATTTTTGGGGTGTTCATAGGGCATCATCATACCCGCGACATGGTTGACATAGTGATGGAACAGGAACACCTCATACCCTGTCCAGTCTGGAAAGCTGGTAACGACAATCGGCTGCAGCGAGGTTTCTAAATGCTCTGAAATTTTTGTGTCTTGCACGGGCGGGATAGGTGGTGAACAGGATTTGAAAACAGAAAATGGGTTGTGGGTTGCGATCCTTGAAGTTGACAGAAGAAAGCGCTGGGCTAAGAACTGGCCTGTCTTGCTTGGCTCATCACAGAGGGAGATCAGGAAGTCCACTAGATCTGAAGGTAGCACCTGGCAGCCCCTCCAAGTCGATTCTTTACAAGGTTAGTCAGTACGAGCATGGAGGGTGAAAGGGGCTCGGCTTCCATCTTCTGCAAGCTACACTCACCGCAAGGGAGTACATGCCGACCCTGGGTCGTGCCCGTGGATCTACCCTCCTCAACCCAAGTGTATTGGGTACGGTAGCCAGTGCACTTAACGCCGAGCTTTCGACATGCTAAACAGTCTGGCTTCGCTTCGTCGCACTGAACGACCCATACAGTAAGTAGCCGCCAAAAAGAAACACATCAAAACATAACCAGGGGCCGTCCGTACTTTGACCTTGCGCTCTCGGCATTTCCAACAGCCCTGGCGCTAGCATTCAGTCTCGCTTCTTGCGGTGCTTTTTCATGTATCTGCTGACTTACGGTGAAAGTTCGACCGCGGTGACGGATCATAGGATGGAAAATTTGCCGCACGTTCGGCCAGGCCTGCCAAGTTGACCGTATGAGACCTCTAGACGACGGAGTTAGGTGTTATATATAACGCCAGGTTCGCAGGATTAGACATGCAAAGCGAGATGTGGGATCAAGCTGCGGGGGGGGGTGAGGTTTATGTAAGTCGGGGATATCCACTTTTCTGATCACCCGTGGCTACCAGGGTCCACCCCTCGCCTGTGCAAGGCCCCCAATCCGCCGCCAACCCCCCCCCACCTTCGGCGAAAATTGCTATCTGACTCTAAAGAGGCATAGTCGAGATCCATGCAGTTCGCTACCCTCACACCTTGGGATACTCTTTCTAAAGCAGGCTAGCTATGCCTGCATCTCGAACCAGGGCTAATAGATTCTAATTAGCTCGCTCATAAGTgataatattaagaaaattaCCGCCAATATAGCCCGTGACGCCTATATTAGCGGGGGCTAGCCCTCTAAGCTGGGAGACTATCCACTATAGCCACTATACCCGTACGGGGCTGCGTTTTCTTCTCTTGATTTTGCCTTCTTGCCGAATGGCCAGTTGTACATTTGCCTGATCCACATACCTGGTAGTTGACAGATCCCCTAGGATGGGAGCTACATCTGGCTTGCGTAAAAGCAGCCAAAGTCAGTAGTCACTTCCTTGTGTAAACgccttattattaagcttattattagGCTGGTTCCCAAGCATTAAGGACCTGCCTCGAGACAGGTGTTGGCTATGGGCCTTAACGAGCTGGTTAAGAGGAAAGACTTGCttaaaagaagagaggctgccaaggcGCTTTTCTAGGGTTAGACACCAAGAAAAGATCCTAGCTCTTATTCTAAGGCAATAGCCGATTCTTCCGGCTACAGTGACTGTACTGAAAAGCCCACTCAGCCCACTCTAAGGGGGATGCTATTGCTATCATAACTAACTCGTTTGCAGATCAAGCCTTTGAGGCGCCACTGTAGTACGTAATAACGACCCATCACGCTTATTTCCGCATCAACTGTTCTTCTATTCATTCCTAAAAGTTTACTCTGTAACAAGAACTATCCATTCAGTACACTCTGTCAAATTCCAATCGTCTTCTGAAATTCTGGAGAGAACGTATAGTCGACATATCCATGCAACGCTCCTGGGGCGTAGAAGGTGCTTCTGTCGTAGGGCATAAGAGGGATCCCCTCTCTAATTCTAAAGGCTAGATCGGGAGTGGATATGTAGTGGCGACCAAAAGCTACCATGATGTCTCTACTCCCCCATTGCTCCGTGACCTGTCGGGCCGATTCAGCCGTGTAGCCACCGGCCAGAATAACTGGTTTGCGAGCATCCCATGCGTTAATGGCAAAGTCGGGCGGCTCTCTGTCGTCACCATCCACGTTACCGTTGACTCGTGCCTCAATCAGGTGTAGATAAGCCAAACCCAGCGCTCCGAGCCCCTGAACGACATGAGTGAATTGCGGCACAGGATCAGCCATACGCATTCCTTGATACCGCTGCCATGGTGATAGACAAACACCGACTCGTTCTGCTCCAATGGCTTCAGCCACAGCTTGAACAACCTCTAGGATGAAGCGAGACCTGTTCTCGATACTGCCGCCGTACTCGTCTGAACGGGTGTTGCAGTTATCTTGAGTGAATTGATCGATGAGATAGCCCCCGGCGCCGTGTATCTCGACACCGTCGAAACCGGCCTAGATACCATTTCGAGCTGCTTGGGCATATTGCTGAATGAAACGTTGAATATCGAGCTTGGTGGCAGCTCTTGGGACGGCCGCATCTTTCTCAAATGGCTTATCGCTAGAGCTGATAATGTCAAACCCTTCCGCACGCGCTATATCTGGCATAGCTACGCGACCAAGGGCCCAGAGCTGTAGGAAGATGAAGCTTCCTTTTTCGTGCACGGCGTTGGTGACCCTCTTCCAAGTATCGACTTGCTCCCGATTCCAGATACCGGGCACATTAGGGTATCCACCAGCCTCTTGAGATATAATGGTAGCCTCGCTGATGAGAAGAGTACCAGGAACAGACGCACGCTGGCCGTAGTATTCGGGAGCCAAGTCTGATGGTACATGTTCGTCGTTGGCTCGGAATCTCGTCAAGGGCGCCATGACGACGCGATGTTTGGCCGTGATAGGCCCAACTGTCAAGGGTTGGAAAATTCGATGGTCCGTCATGTTGATATATGATGAAGGGCCGAGAATCAGGTCCGATGTATGTAAGCTGAGGAGACTATTACCAGCGAACGATTAAAGAAGAGTTTTAGTAGTTATTTATGACAAGACGTATATAAACACGTTTATCTAGATAGACGGATAGGTAGTTAGTGTTTATTAAGCCCGAGAGAAGGAGTTTTTATAAGGCCAGCAGGCACGCTGCGACGTTTCTAATCCTCCTATATTAGTCTAGTCCACTTGAAAGAAAGCAACCCTCGAGTTTGTGGATATTAGTTTCTTCGGCGTTACCACGGACGCATTACCAATCCACAAGATGATGAGCTGATTAGATTCCCCTTCTATCCCTTCTAGAACCTACAGTCTCGATTTGTCAGCTGTGCCTTTCAACTCATGGCTATTTATAAAGTAGTCGCACGTCTACACAGGCCATCTAGCCACCAATCATACCTTTCCGCAGAAGCGATTACAATGACAAAGAGCCTTAAGGTTGCTGTCGTCGGGGCCACTGGAACGACCGGCTCAGCTATCATTGCTGGGCTACTCAATTCCGGTGAGACCGAATTTGTAAGTAGGGTTTCTCATCTCGCCTAACTACTCCATATAGGTGGCTCAAACTcatttttctttctttctttcttttttcccctttaTTTTTCCTTTTCTGACGTATTTGGTCTTTGTATAGACTGTAACCGCCTTGGCTCGTCCCTTATCCGTCGACAAGCCCGCTTATGAGGCATTAAAACGCCGCGGCGTAACTGTCGTTCCAATTGATATTAAGGGACCTAAGGACGACCTTGTGAAAGTCCTTTCTGGAGTTGATGTCGTGGTGTCGGCTATTGTTTTCACCGAACTGGATGCCGAGATACCATTGGCAGACGCAGCGAAGGCTGCTGGGGTGAAACGCTTCCTTCAATCAGCGCTTATGTGTGTCATTCCTCCCAAGGGCGTTGTTGATTTCCGTGAACAGGTATGTGTCTTCACTTCTCCCCCAGGGACTTTATTTGACTCGGTTGTAATATAGAAAGAAGATATCTTGAATCACATCCAGAAGATTTGTCTTCCCTACACGTATCTTGATGCTGGATGGTGGTATGACATTGCGATCCCTCAGCCACCGTCTCAAAGCGGTGAAACCCCCTCAGCAACTTTCTTGCAGGGGAAGCTCGGTGCAGATGGCAACGTCCCCGTTGCTGTTGCAGAGATTACAGATATTGGCCGATATGTTGCCAAGGTGATTGCAGACCCTCGGACccttaataagcgagtgtTTGTCTATAATGAGACATATACCCAAAATCAGCTATACGATTTAGTTGAGAAGTTGACGGGCACAAAGATACCGAGGTCTTATGTGAGCCATTACTCTTACGCTTTGTGGCAAGATAACTAACTGGTCCACAGGTCTCGAAGGAGCAAGTTGAGAGACTCATCGACGAGGCGAGAGTAGCTATTGCATCAAACCCTTCTAGCTTTGAAGCACTTGGTAGCCTGGTGTTGAATCAGCTTTTCTACTCTGTCACTATCCGCGGTGATAACACGCCCGACAATGCCAAGTATCTGGGATATTTGGACGGTAAAGAGCTTTATCCCGACTTCAAGTTTACTGCGGTGGAGGACTATATCAAGGCCCGCTTTCACACCTCCTCCTGACTTTTGCCGGACTAGTAAAATGTGTAAGGGGGGATAGATCAAACTGGAGGATCCGCATTAATCACTTGACTTCACCTATCCTGTCTCGCGGCAATTACCAGGATAGCTGTTGAACCACCCTGGGAAGAAATCTAGATTCGCCTGTATCGTCCCAGTGATATCGAGCTCCCCTTTATCGTATGGGTACACGACTACACCTAGATAGTGTGTTCTTTGAATGAGCACTTCGGTTTCCATTTCTTCCAACCAGAACTTTTTTCCTCGTGAAACAATCACCTAGATGGTGAAGAGAATGACACGACTCCATGTCGCGCTGCTAGGACCTCGATAATTGATGCGATGCTGATAGACATGATAAATGGTCGAGACAAGCACAATAATAATAATTGACACATCGAACCTACCGCTGGTCTGACGGACATGTTGCGAATTATGTATTTATCGGTTCAGTCATTCCATTTAATGCTTTACAAGATTAATGCAGATAGAGACATGGAAATTAGCAGAAAACGAGAATGAGCCTTACAGAATGGATATGGGGATGTTTGTTTAGGGCGAGTAGCACGTGCTGCAACGCGGAAAATATTTTCCTTTATTGCCACAGAGCCACCCCAGGAACCCATTTTCCGCCACGAGTACGATCTCGAACGTGG
This genomic interval from Fusarium keratoplasticum isolate Fu6.1 chromosome 9, whole genome shotgun sequence contains the following:
- a CDS encoding Oxidored-FMN domain-containing protein; this encodes MAPLTRFRANDEHVPSDLAPEYYGQRASVPGTLLISEATIISQEAGGYPNVPGIWNREQVDTWKRVTNAVHEKGSFIFLQLWALGRVAMPDIARAEGFDIISSSDKPFEKDAAVPRAATKLDIQRFIQQYAQAARNDEYGGSIENRSRFILEVVQAVAEAIGAERVGVCLSPWQRYQGMRMADPVPQFTHVVQGLGALGLAYLHLIEARVNGNVDGDDREPPDFAINAWDARKPVILAGGYTAESARQVTEQWGSRDIMVAFGRHYISTPDLAFRIREGIPLMPYDRSTFYAPGALHGYVDYTFSPEFQKTIGI
- a CDS encoding NmrA domain-containing protein, whose translation is MTKSLKVAVVGATGTTGSAIIAGLLNSGETEFTVTALARPLSVDKPAYEALKRRGVTVVPIDIKGPKDDLVKVLSGVDVVVSAIVFTELDAEIPLADAAKAAGVKRFLQSALMCVIPPKGVVDFREQKEDILNHIQKICLPYTYLDAGWWYDIAIPQPPSQSGETPSATFLQGKLGADGNVPVAVAEITDIGRYVAKVIADPRTLNKRVFVYNETYTQNQLYDLVEKLTGTKIPRSYVSKEQVERLIDEARVAIASNPSSFEALGSLVLNQLFYSVTIRGDNTPDNAKYLGYLDGKELYPDFKFTAVEDYIKARFHTSS